From a region of the Sporosarcina ureilytica genome:
- a CDS encoding MetQ/NlpA family ABC transporter substrate-binding protein — protein MKKFLSAILLAALVLTLVACGTKNDEKTSGSESDKESTLVVGASNTPHAIILEKAQPLLKEKGVELVIEQYTDYVLPNKDLESGDLDANYFQHIPFLESNIADHGYDFVNAGGIHIEPIGVYSKKYDSLEDLPEGATILMSNSVADHGRVLAMLEAQGLIKLAEGIDKTKAEVKDIVDNPKNIQFDANYEAALLPQLYNNDEGDAVLINSNYAIDADLNPLKDSIAIEESDSPYVNIIAVRKGDEDKEEVKALIEVLRSKEIQDFILEEWEGIVVPVK, from the coding sequence ATGAAAAAGTTTTTATCAGCAATTTTATTAGCGGCACTTGTTTTAACATTGGTCGCATGTGGTACGAAAAATGATGAAAAGACTAGCGGAAGTGAAAGTGATAAAGAATCTACATTAGTTGTAGGCGCTTCGAACACACCTCATGCAATTATACTTGAGAAAGCTCAACCGCTATTGAAAGAAAAAGGCGTTGAACTTGTGATTGAGCAATACACGGATTATGTGTTACCTAACAAAGATTTGGAGTCTGGCGATTTAGATGCTAACTATTTCCAACATATTCCTTTCCTAGAGTCGAATATTGCGGATCACGGTTATGATTTTGTCAATGCCGGTGGTATTCACATTGAGCCAATCGGCGTTTATTCAAAGAAATACGATTCCCTTGAAGACTTGCCGGAAGGTGCAACAATTTTAATGAGTAACTCTGTCGCAGACCACGGTCGTGTACTTGCAATGCTTGAAGCACAGGGTTTGATAAAGCTTGCTGAAGGTATTGATAAGACAAAAGCAGAAGTGAAGGACATCGTTGATAATCCGAAAAACATTCAATTCGATGCGAACTATGAAGCAGCATTATTGCCTCAGCTTTACAATAATGATGAAGGGGATGCCGTGCTCATCAACTCGAACTATGCGATTGACGCGGATTTAAATCCACTTAAAGATTCGATTGCGATTGAAGAGTCAGATTCACCATACGTGAATATTATTGCGGTACGTAAAGGTGATGAAGATAAAGAAGAGGTTAAAGCTCTGATTGAAGTACTGAGATCAAAGGAAATACAGGACTTTATTCTTGAAGAATGGGAAGGTATCGTTGTTCCTGTAAAATAA
- a CDS encoding dicarboxylate/amino acid:cation symporter: protein MKLRIGLIGRIIIAIALAVGLGLLLPGIHEGFAKWFVRLFATFNMLFGGFLNFVVPLIIIGFIAPGIAKLGKGSGKLLGLATVFAYASTIFAGIMAFIAATAFLPGFIGNVTGDNIGDAAREAGTAFFELEMPPIMGVMAALLIAFLFGIGMASIGSKTMLPVFEELQMLIEKVISYVIIPLLPVHILGIFLNMTYTGEVGKVLSVFAVVFIMIIILHILMLTIQYTIAGAMSKKNPFFLMKTMSPAYFTAIGTQSSAATIPVTLRQARKTGASDKVTDFTIPLFATIHLSGSTITLVSCSIGVLLMNGMPVSFVEYLPFILMLGVTMIAAPGVPGGAVMAAVGLLSSMLGFSEAMVALMIALYMAQDSFGTATNVTGDGAIAIMVDKFTKK from the coding sequence TTGAAATTACGAATCGGCCTTATCGGAAGAATTATCATTGCGATAGCACTAGCGGTTGGTCTTGGGTTATTGTTACCGGGGATTCACGAAGGGTTTGCGAAATGGTTTGTTAGGCTATTCGCAACATTTAATATGTTGTTTGGCGGTTTCTTGAATTTTGTTGTTCCATTAATTATCATTGGGTTCATTGCACCGGGAATTGCTAAGCTTGGAAAAGGATCAGGAAAACTACTAGGTCTTGCAACTGTATTTGCTTATGCATCTACAATCTTCGCTGGTATTATGGCATTTATTGCTGCAACGGCGTTCTTGCCTGGTTTCATTGGAAATGTTACAGGCGACAATATCGGGGATGCAGCAAGAGAAGCAGGGACAGCATTTTTTGAGCTTGAAATGCCACCGATTATGGGTGTAATGGCTGCACTTCTCATTGCATTTTTATTCGGAATTGGAATGGCTTCCATCGGTAGTAAAACGATGTTACCCGTTTTCGAGGAATTGCAAATGCTTATTGAAAAAGTGATTTCCTATGTAATTATTCCATTACTACCTGTCCATATTTTAGGGATTTTCCTGAATATGACCTATACAGGAGAAGTTGGAAAAGTACTTTCTGTCTTCGCAGTTGTTTTTATTATGATTATTATTCTTCATATACTCATGCTTACAATTCAATATACAATTGCTGGTGCGATGTCGAAAAAGAATCCTTTCTTTTTAATGAAAACAATGTCTCCAGCTTATTTTACAGCAATAGGAACGCAATCTTCAGCTGCAACGATTCCGGTTACTTTAAGACAAGCACGTAAAACAGGTGCATCCGATAAAGTAACGGACTTTACAATTCCGCTATTCGCAACGATTCATCTTTCGGGGAGTACGATTACACTTGTATCTTGTTCAATTGGTGTCTTATTGATGAATGGCATGCCAGTTAGTTTTGTAGAGTATTTACCATTTATTTTAATGCTAGGCGTCACAATGATTGCAGCACCTGGTGTACCGGGCGGGGCTGTAATGGCTGCAGTAGGCCTATTAAGTTCTATGCTTGGATTTAGCGAAGCAATGGTTGCTTTAATGATTGCACTCTATATGGCACAAGATAGTTTCGGAACTGCAACGAACGTTACTGGTGACGGTGCGATTGCGATTATGGTTGATAAATTTACAAAAAAATAG
- the sufC gene encoding Fe-S cluster assembly ATPase SufC: MATLEIKGLHVEIEGKEILKGVDLTINTNEIHAIMGPNGTGKSTLAQAIMGHPRYEITSGSVTLDGEDVLEMEVDERANAGLFLAMQYPSEVAGVTNADFLRSAINAKREEGDEIPLMGFIRELDAKMDTLEMHEDMATRYLNEGFSGGEKKRNEILQLMMLKPKFAILDEIDSGLDIDALRIVSKGVNEMRGENFGCLIITHYQRLLDYITPDHVHVMMQGKVVKSGGPELAQKLEAEGYDWLHQELGIEAETAEQEA; the protein is encoded by the coding sequence ATGGCAACTTTAGAAATAAAAGGCCTTCACGTTGAAATCGAAGGCAAGGAAATTTTGAAAGGCGTCGATTTGACGATTAATACAAACGAGATCCATGCAATCATGGGTCCGAACGGTACAGGAAAGTCAACTCTCGCGCAAGCGATTATGGGTCACCCTAGATATGAAATCACTTCAGGTTCAGTCACATTAGATGGTGAAGATGTACTGGAAATGGAAGTAGACGAGCGTGCGAATGCTGGTTTATTCCTAGCGATGCAATATCCAAGTGAAGTAGCTGGTGTTACAAACGCAGACTTCTTACGTTCAGCAATTAACGCAAAACGTGAAGAAGGCGACGAAATTCCACTTATGGGCTTCATTCGTGAGTTAGATGCGAAAATGGATACACTCGAAATGCACGAAGATATGGCAACACGTTATTTAAACGAAGGATTCTCAGGTGGAGAGAAAAAGCGTAACGAAATTCTTCAGTTAATGATGTTAAAGCCCAAGTTTGCAATCCTAGATGAAATCGACTCCGGTTTAGACATTGACGCACTTCGCATCGTATCTAAAGGTGTTAACGAAATGCGCGGAGAAAACTTTGGTTGCTTAATCATTACACACTATCAGCGCCTACTTGACTACATTACACCGGATCACGTACACGTAATGATGCAAGGTAAAGTTGTGAAATCAGGTGGTCCTGAGTTAGCGCAAAAACTTGAAGCTGAAGGGTACGACTGGTTACACCAAGAACTTGGTATTGAAGCAGAAACTGCAGAGCAAGAAGCATAA
- the sufD gene encoding Fe-S cluster assembly protein SufD encodes MTVETKLALTEQDVRSFSEKMNEAAWMTDFRADAFAKLEQLPMPKPDKTRIDRWNFTEFPIHSVDGTVYSTLNELPEEVRALLSEDKENNVYVQHNNTPAFTSISEDLKAKGVIVTDMFTATREHEELLKKYYMTDGVKVDEHKLTALNAACMNGGVFVYVPKNVVVEEPIQAVFFHDNEQASLFNHVIVVAEANSSLTYIENYMSTVTEAKGQANIVAEVFTGDNAQVTFGAVDVLPTGFTTFVSRRGVTGRDSQLNWALGLMNDSDTIAENITHLIGDGSHSDLKTVVVGRGKQRQNFTTEIISYGKNTNGMILKHAVVKDESTVIFNGIGKIEKGGIGSNAEQESRMLILNDRARADANPILLIREDEVTAGHAATVGRVDPLQMFYLMSRGISKEEAERLIIHGFLAPVVSELASDGVKKLLTEVIERKVR; translated from the coding sequence ATGACGGTTGAAACAAAATTGGCATTGACCGAACAGGATGTCCGTTCCTTTTCAGAAAAGATGAATGAAGCAGCGTGGATGACAGATTTCCGTGCAGACGCATTTGCGAAATTGGAACAACTCCCTATGCCTAAACCAGATAAAACAAGGATTGATCGTTGGAACTTTACAGAATTCCCTATCCATTCGGTAGACGGAACTGTATATTCCACACTAAATGAACTACCTGAAGAAGTACGCGCACTCTTGAGTGAAGATAAAGAAAATAACGTTTACGTTCAACATAATAATACACCTGCATTCACTTCAATTTCAGAAGATTTAAAAGCAAAAGGTGTTATTGTCACAGACATGTTCACAGCAACTCGCGAACATGAAGAGCTGTTGAAGAAATATTATATGACGGACGGCGTAAAAGTAGACGAGCATAAGCTGACGGCTTTAAATGCTGCATGTATGAACGGTGGCGTATTCGTCTATGTACCGAAAAATGTCGTTGTCGAAGAACCAATTCAAGCAGTGTTTTTCCATGACAATGAACAAGCGTCTTTATTCAACCACGTTATCGTTGTTGCAGAGGCAAACAGTTCATTAACATATATCGAAAACTATATGTCTACAGTAACTGAAGCTAAAGGACAAGCGAATATTGTAGCTGAAGTATTTACTGGCGACAATGCGCAAGTAACATTTGGTGCTGTGGATGTATTGCCAACAGGCTTTACAACATTCGTTAGCCGTCGTGGTGTAACTGGAAGAGATAGCCAGTTAAACTGGGCGCTTGGGCTAATGAACGACAGTGACACAATTGCTGAGAATATTACTCACCTAATTGGTGACGGTTCTCATAGTGATTTGAAAACAGTTGTTGTAGGTCGCGGAAAACAACGTCAAAACTTCACAACTGAAATTATTAGTTACGGTAAAAATACAAACGGTATGATTTTAAAGCACGCCGTTGTAAAAGACGAGTCAACAGTAATCTTTAACGGTATCGGTAAAATTGAAAAAGGCGGCATCGGTTCCAATGCTGAGCAAGAGTCACGTATGTTAATTCTAAATGACCGCGCACGTGCAGATGCTAACCCAATTTTACTCATAAGAGAAGATGAAGTAACAGCAGGTCATGCGGCAACGGTTGGACGTGTAGATCCACTTCAAATGTTCTACTTAATGAGCCGTGGAATTTCAAAAGAAGAAGCAGAACGCCTCATCATTCACGGTTTCCTTGCACCAGTCGTATCTGAATTAGCATCAGATGGTGTGAAGAAGCTGTTGACGGAGGTTATTGAAAGGAAAGTGCGCTAA
- a CDS encoding cysteine desulfurase yields the protein MLNKDIRNHFPILNQEINGHPLVYLDSAATSQKPQQVIDAISHYYTYENSNVHRGVHTLGNRATEAYEGAREKVRRFVNAKSTKEIIFTRGTTTALNLVAQSYGQANVQEGDEIVITHMEHHSNIIPWQQLARAKGATLNYIDLEADGTISLEKVREVITDRTKIVAIMHVSNVLGTINPIQEITEIAHAHGAVMVVDGAQAAPHIKVDVEALDCDFYAFSGHKMGAPTGIGVLYGKKRLLENMEPVEFGGEMIDFVGLQESTWKELPWKFEGGTPIIAGAVGLGAAIDFLEEIGLDNIERHEHELAAYALERFKDVEGLTIYGPMNADERAGVITFNLEGVHPHDLATVLDMNGIAVRAGHHCAQPLMKWLDVSSTARASFYVYNTKEDVDRLVDGLRTAKEYFSDVV from the coding sequence ATGCTTAACAAAGACATACGCAATCATTTTCCAATATTAAACCAAGAGATAAACGGGCATCCGCTCGTTTATCTCGATAGTGCGGCAACATCGCAAAAGCCACAGCAAGTGATTGATGCGATTAGCCACTATTATACGTATGAAAACTCGAACGTTCATCGCGGTGTACACACGCTTGGTAACCGTGCAACAGAAGCTTATGAAGGCGCACGTGAAAAAGTCCGTCGTTTCGTTAACGCAAAGTCTACGAAGGAAATTATTTTCACGCGCGGTACAACAACGGCTTTAAACCTAGTCGCACAAAGTTACGGGCAAGCGAATGTACAAGAGGGCGATGAAATCGTCATTACACATATGGAACATCACTCGAATATTATTCCGTGGCAGCAACTTGCAAGAGCAAAAGGAGCTACACTGAATTATATTGACTTAGAAGCGGACGGTACGATTTCGTTAGAAAAAGTTCGTGAAGTCATTACGGATCGGACTAAAATAGTCGCAATTATGCATGTTTCAAACGTACTTGGTACGATTAACCCGATTCAAGAAATTACAGAAATAGCACATGCACATGGTGCAGTAATGGTCGTTGACGGAGCACAAGCTGCGCCGCATATTAAAGTAGATGTGGAAGCACTAGACTGTGACTTCTATGCATTTTCCGGACATAAAATGGGTGCGCCGACTGGTATCGGTGTCCTTTATGGGAAAAAACGTTTACTTGAAAATATGGAGCCAGTAGAGTTTGGCGGCGAAATGATTGATTTTGTCGGACTGCAAGAATCGACTTGGAAAGAACTGCCTTGGAAGTTTGAAGGTGGGACGCCGATTATTGCAGGCGCAGTAGGACTTGGTGCAGCGATCGATTTCCTCGAAGAAATTGGTCTAGACAATATCGAACGTCACGAACACGAACTTGCCGCATATGCGCTTGAACGTTTTAAAGACGTTGAAGGATTGACCATTTACGGACCAATGAATGCCGACGAGCGTGCCGGCGTCATTACATTTAACCTAGAAGGTGTTCATCCGCATGACTTAGCAACTGTATTGGACATGAATGGAATTGCTGTGAGAGCAGGTCACCATTGTGCTCAACCGCTCATGAAGTGGTTAGATGTTTCATCGACAGCAAGAGCAAGTTTCTATGTTTACAATACAAAAGAAGATGTTGATCGTCTCGTAGATGGACTCCGGACTGCAAAGGAGTATTTCAGCGATGTCGTCTAG
- the sufU gene encoding Fe-S cluster assembly sulfur transfer protein SufU: MSSRNLDQLYRSVIMDHYKTPRNKGVLDESSVTVDMNNPTCGDVIHLTMQVEEGTVKAAKFEGEGCSISMASASMMTQMLKGKTEAEALQLADTISEMMLGNDYDTSIDLGDIEALSGVAKFPARIKCATLAWKAMEKGIGEEESEE; this comes from the coding sequence ATGTCGTCTAGAAATCTTGACCAACTATATCGTTCAGTTATCATGGATCATTACAAGACGCCAAGAAACAAAGGCGTTCTTGATGAGAGCAGTGTCACGGTCGATATGAACAACCCGACCTGTGGTGATGTGATCCATTTAACGATGCAAGTTGAAGAGGGAACAGTAAAAGCTGCGAAGTTTGAAGGTGAAGGTTGCTCGATTTCCATGGCATCTGCGTCAATGATGACGCAAATGCTGAAAGGGAAAACTGAGGCAGAAGCGTTACAACTCGCAGATACAATTTCAGAAATGATGCTTGGTAATGATTACGACACTTCTATCGATTTAGGAGACATTGAAGCACTTTCAGGTGTGGCAAAGTTTCCAGCCCGCATTAAATGCGCAACGCTTGCATGGAAGGCAATGGAAAAAGGAATCGGAGAAGAAGAGTCTGAGGAATAA
- the sufB gene encoding Fe-S cluster assembly protein SufB, with protein MAKKMPEIGEYKYGFHDEDVSVFRSERGLTRAIVEEISSMKEEPQWMLDYRLKSLELFYEMPMPQWGGDLSALNFDEITYYVKASDATERSWDEVPEEIKRTFDKLGIPEAEQKYLAGVSAQYESEVVYHNMKSELEDQGIIFKDTDTALQENEEIFKKYWGTVIPNSDNKFAALNSAVWSGGSFIYVPPGVKVESPLQAYFRINSENMGQFERTMIIVDEGASVHYVEGCTAPIFTTNSLHSAVVEIIVKENGYCRYTTIQNWANNVYNLVTKRAVVDAHGTMEWIDGNIGSKVTMKYPAVLLRGEGARGMTLSIALSGKGQTQDAGAKMMHLAPNTSSTIVSKSISHGGGVGTYRGIVHFGRRADGASSNIECDALLMDDISISDTIPYNEILNDNISLQHEASVSKVSEDQLFYLMSRGVPELEAIEMIVLGFIEPFTKELPMEYAVEMNRLIKFEMEGSIG; from the coding sequence ATGGCTAAAAAAATGCCTGAAATCGGCGAATATAAATACGGTTTCCATGATGAAGACGTCTCGGTGTTTCGTTCTGAACGTGGACTAACACGTGCAATCGTCGAAGAAATTTCATCTATGAAAGAAGAGCCACAGTGGATGCTCGACTACCGTTTAAAGTCATTAGAGCTATTTTACGAAATGCCTATGCCGCAATGGGGTGGAGATTTAAGTGCGCTTAACTTTGATGAAATCACCTATTACGTAAAAGCTTCTGATGCAACTGAACGTTCATGGGATGAAGTTCCAGAAGAAATTAAACGCACATTTGATAAACTAGGAATTCCTGAAGCAGAACAAAAGTATTTAGCAGGGGTTTCTGCACAATACGAATCTGAAGTTGTTTACCACAACATGAAATCAGAATTAGAAGATCAAGGGATTATCTTTAAAGATACAGATACTGCGCTTCAAGAAAACGAAGAAATATTTAAAAAGTATTGGGGTACGGTCATCCCGAACTCTGACAACAAATTTGCTGCATTGAACTCAGCAGTTTGGTCAGGTGGTTCATTCATTTACGTACCACCAGGTGTGAAAGTAGAATCCCCACTACAAGCGTATTTCCGTATTAACTCGGAAAACATGGGACAATTCGAACGTACAATGATCATCGTTGACGAAGGCGCAAGCGTTCACTACGTTGAAGGATGTACAGCACCAATTTTCACAACGAACTCACTTCACAGTGCCGTTGTAGAAATTATCGTAAAAGAAAATGGTTATTGCCGTTATACGACAATCCAAAACTGGGCGAACAACGTTTACAACCTCGTTACGAAACGTGCAGTTGTAGATGCGCACGGTACGATGGAATGGATTGACGGAAATATCGGTTCAAAAGTGACAATGAAATACCCAGCAGTTCTCCTTCGCGGAGAAGGTGCACGCGGTATGACATTATCCATTGCCCTTTCAGGTAAAGGCCAAACACAAGACGCTGGTGCGAAAATGATGCACTTAGCACCGAATACATCGTCCACAATCGTTTCTAAATCGATTTCTCACGGCGGTGGAGTTGGAACATACCGTGGAATTGTACACTTCGGACGTAGAGCAGACGGCGCTAGCTCAAACATTGAGTGTGACGCGCTACTAATGGATGACATCTCCATTTCCGACACAATTCCATACAACGAAATCCTAAACGACAACATTTCACTTCAGCACGAGGCAAGCGTTTCTAAAGTATCTGAAGATCAGCTCTTCTACTTAATGAGCCGCGGTGTTCCAGAGCTAGAAGCAATCGAAATGATTGTTCTCGGTTTCATCGAGCCATTCACAAAAGAACTACCGATGGAATACGCGGTAGAAATGAACCGCTTGATTAAATTCGAGATGGAAGGTTCTATTGGATAA
- a CDS encoding uracil-xanthine permease family protein: MSTKANTTDTNQSLTVGPDEKVSFGRSAILGLQHVVAMDVYVVPFLIAMLIGLHADQSSALIQATFIAAGVATIIQTHFCMKLPMAQGPSYVPIGAIIGIYAASGGGELGWSSVLGASLIGGILVIILGFTGVFNKIVKIFIPPIVGGTIIFVVGLSLMPVALNNNIYNGAGATTSQNIILALITGGVLILCVMLGSILRKRGGTFRITSVIIALIAGCIASNSMGILDLSAVSKASWFSLPQIPFVDFGFTFNFSAILTMIIIYIVLMAETTGTWFAISDVIQKPLTDKNINNGVIGEGIGCVVATMAGSTPVTGYSTNAGIISITGVASRRVFIAVGIWFFIFGLSGKLAALISSIPAAVIGGVFIIICGIISINGLQVIKRVKITEKEMYIIAIPMILALALALIPADFLYSLPTFIQYLFGSSIATASIAAILLHIILPNTNKIVER; the protein is encoded by the coding sequence GTGAGTACTAAAGCAAATACAACTGATACAAATCAAAGTTTAACCGTAGGTCCAGATGAAAAGGTATCCTTCGGCCGTTCAGCCATTCTAGGATTACAACATGTTGTAGCGATGGATGTTTATGTTGTTCCATTTCTTATCGCCATGTTAATTGGTTTACATGCCGATCAATCTTCCGCTTTAATTCAAGCAACTTTTATCGCAGCTGGAGTCGCAACAATCATTCAAACCCATTTTTGTATGAAACTACCAATGGCACAAGGTCCATCTTACGTCCCAATCGGTGCAATTATTGGGATATACGCTGCAAGTGGGGGCGGAGAATTAGGATGGAGTTCGGTCCTTGGGGCTAGTCTGATTGGTGGTATTCTAGTCATTATCCTTGGATTTACTGGTGTTTTTAATAAAATTGTAAAAATCTTTATTCCACCAATCGTTGGAGGTACAATTATTTTCGTTGTCGGGCTTTCTTTAATGCCTGTTGCGCTAAACAATAATATTTATAACGGTGCCGGTGCAACGACGAGTCAAAATATCATTTTGGCATTAATCACAGGTGGTGTATTAATTTTATGTGTCATGTTAGGTTCGATTCTCCGTAAACGCGGGGGCACTTTCCGAATAACATCCGTAATTATTGCTTTAATAGCTGGTTGTATTGCTTCTAATTCTATGGGGATCTTAGATTTATCAGCAGTAAGCAAAGCTAGCTGGTTTAGTTTACCACAAATCCCTTTTGTTGATTTTGGATTTACCTTTAATTTTTCGGCCATTTTAACAATGATCATCATTTATATTGTTTTAATGGCGGAGACGACAGGTACATGGTTTGCCATTAGTGATGTCATCCAAAAACCGCTGACAGACAAAAACATTAATAATGGTGTAATTGGTGAAGGTATTGGTTGTGTGGTAGCTACTATGGCCGGTTCTACACCTGTAACAGGTTATTCAACGAATGCTGGTATTATTTCCATTACTGGCGTTGCAAGTCGACGAGTATTCATCGCAGTTGGTATTTGGTTTTTTATATTTGGTTTATCTGGTAAATTAGCTGCGCTTATTTCATCCATTCCCGCTGCTGTAATTGGAGGCGTATTTATTATCATTTGTGGAATCATTTCAATCAATGGATTACAGGTGATTAAGAGAGTAAAAATTACCGAGAAAGAAATGTATATTATCGCAATCCCAATGATTTTAGCATTGGCACTTGCATTAATCCCGGCAGACTTTTTATATTCATTGCCTACATTCATTCAATATTTATTCGGTTCATCAATCGCAACAGCATCCATTGCAGCCATTTTATTACACATTATATTACCGAATACAAATAAAATAGTTGAGAGATAA
- the guaD gene encoding guanine deaminase produces MNIEVYTLIDYSLIFQGTAFTSKSSKEVTILNDHIFCVNSDGMIEKIISPTNSDYESFVTAHQNNKNFHRLDEGQFLLPGFIDLHVHAPQWAQTGTALDLPLYDWLNTYTFPIEAKFSDIQFAKEVYEQVVNQLLANGTTTALYFATVHKEASILLAQICADKGQRGLVGKVVMDDTSQNPAFYRDQNTASALTDTEDFIIAVKELAKNVKQGVYPVVTPRFIPSCTDEALKGLGELAAKYDTHIQSHCSESDWAHGYVKERFGKNDAFALHDFGLLQDKSVMAHCNFLEENDQDLFKETGTAIAHCPISNAYFANSALPLKNFSEKGIEIGLGSDISGGFSPSLYDNIRQSVITSRMLEDGVDPSLPSQERGLENSRITINEAFYFATAGGGESLSLPIGKIQENYTWDVQIVDTKHTTIPLPIFNGDELIDIFQKIMYLTRPEHIREVWVQGEKVHSKQK; encoded by the coding sequence ATGAACATTGAGGTGTATACTTTGATCGATTATTCGCTTATTTTCCAAGGAACTGCATTTACAAGTAAATCATCCAAGGAAGTTACTATCTTGAATGACCATATTTTTTGCGTAAATTCAGACGGTATGATTGAAAAAATAATCTCCCCTACTAATTCCGATTACGAAAGTTTTGTTACCGCCCATCAAAATAACAAAAATTTTCACCGTTTAGATGAAGGGCAATTTCTCCTACCCGGTTTCATTGACCTACATGTTCATGCGCCACAATGGGCACAAACAGGAACAGCTTTAGATTTGCCGCTTTATGATTGGTTAAATACGTATACTTTTCCAATCGAAGCTAAGTTCTCTGATATTCAATTTGCCAAAGAAGTCTATGAGCAAGTCGTAAATCAACTGCTAGCAAACGGAACAACAACAGCACTCTATTTTGCTACGGTTCATAAAGAAGCAAGTATATTACTTGCACAAATTTGTGCAGATAAAGGGCAACGTGGACTGGTCGGTAAAGTTGTGATGGATGACACAAGTCAAAATCCAGCATTCTATCGTGATCAAAATACTGCTAGTGCATTAACAGATACTGAAGATTTTATTATTGCGGTTAAAGAATTAGCTAAAAACGTCAAACAAGGTGTGTACCCTGTTGTGACACCAAGATTTATTCCTAGTTGTACGGATGAAGCTTTAAAAGGGTTAGGGGAACTTGCGGCTAAATATGATACGCATATTCAATCACATTGTAGCGAGAGTGATTGGGCACATGGATATGTTAAAGAACGTTTTGGAAAAAACGATGCCTTTGCCTTGCATGATTTTGGTTTATTACAAGATAAGTCAGTGATGGCGCATTGTAACTTCTTAGAAGAGAACGACCAAGATTTATTTAAAGAGACCGGCACTGCAATCGCACATTGCCCAATTTCAAATGCATATTTTGCGAATAGTGCACTTCCGTTAAAGAATTTTAGTGAAAAAGGAATTGAAATCGGGTTAGGGTCAGATATTTCAGGCGGCTTCTCACCTAGTCTATATGACAATATTCGCCAATCCGTCATCACTTCAAGAATGTTAGAAGACGGTGTGGATCCATCATTACCTTCACAAGAACGCGGTCTAGAAAATTCACGTATTACCATTAATGAAGCCTTCTACTTCGCAACCGCTGGCGGCGGGGAAAGTTTAAGCTTACCGATTGGAAAGATTCAAGAAAATTATACGTGGGACGTGCAAATCGTTGATACGAAACATACAACAATCCCACTTCCTATTTTCAATGGGGATGAGTTGATTGATATTTTCCAAAAAATCATGTACTTAACTCGTCCAGAGCATATTCGCGAAGTATGGGTTCAAGGTGAAAAGGTTCATAGCAAACAAAAATAA